A region of the Anaeromusa acidaminophila DSM 3853 genome:
GCTCTTGGGATTGCATTGTACCGGTGAGCGGTGGTAAGGACAGTACGTATCAAGTGGTACGTATGCTTCAGTTAGGCATGAATCCGCTGTGCGTGACTGCCACTACCTGCCATTTATCGGAAGTGGGCCGCAAAAATATTGAGAACATTAAACAATTAGGTGTGGATTATGTAGAGTTTAGTCCTAATCCACTTGTGCGAAGGAAACTTAACCGCATTGGTTTGAAACAAGTAGGAGATATATCTTGGCCAGAACATTGTGGTATTTTTACGATTCCAGTTCGGGCGGCGGTGCAATACAATGTTCCATTGATTGTGTGGGGAGAAAATTCGCAAAATGAGTATGGCGGTCCAGCGACTGCTGCGGAAAATAATGTACTGACGCGGCGGTGGCTGGAAGAATTTGGTGGTTTATTAGGTCTTCGGGTAACGGATTTGATTGGCATGGAAGGGATTGAAGCGCGGCATTTAATTCCTTATTCATATCCTAGTGATGAAGAGCTTCAACGCGTGGGCGTTACAGGTATCTTTCTGGGATATTATTTGCCTTGGGATGGATATGCGAATGCCCTGATTGCCCAGGCTCATGGGTTTACCACTTTGACCAATACGGTAGAAGGGTCTCTTGTGAGTTATGAAAATTTAGATAATTACCAAACCGGGATTCACGACTATTTCAAATATCTTAAATTTGGCTTTGGGCGCGCTACTGACTTAGCTTGTTTGCATGTGCGACGTGGACGAATTACTAGGCAGGATGCGGTAGAAATGGTGAGAATGCATGACGGCAAATTCCCTTGGACCTATTTAGGGAAGCCTATTGAAGAGATTTTAGCTCCCCTTAACATGAGTGTGGATGAATTTATAAAAGTATGTGATCGTTTTACTAATAAAAAGATTTTTGTAACAGATGCAAAAGGCGCTTTAGTAAAAGATCGCCAGGGAAATTTGCAAAAGAAACAGTACCCAGAGGCATGAGGAGGCCGACTTATGGCAACGGCGATTATTGATTATGGTCTTGGCAATTTAGGGTCCATTCATCGCGCCATTGAAGAATGCGGGGGCGATGTGTTTTTAGCTGAGTCATCAGCTCAACTTCAGGAGGCAGAACGCATTATTCTTCCTGGAGTCGGAGCTTTTGGCGATGGCATGAAGCTGTTGCGTCAAGGTGGCTGGGTGGATCCATTGCGTGAAATGGTATTGGATCAAAAAATCCCAGTGTTAGGTATTTGTCTAGGAATGCAGCTTTTAGCGAGTGTAGGCGAAGAAGGCGGTACTCATCAAGGGTTGGGCTTTATTCAAGGTAAAGTCGTTTTAATGCAGGTTGGAGAGAAAGAACGTTTGCCACATGTGGGCTGGAACAACATTCACAAGAAAAGGGAGTGTGTATTGTTAAAGAACATTCCTGATGGAGCTGATTTTTATTTTGTGCATAGTTATCATTTTCAACCGCAAGACGCCAGCGTGGTCGTGGCAACAGGAGATTATGCCAGTGGTTTTGTAGCGGCAGTGGAAGAAAGGAATGTCTTTGGTACACAATTTCATCCGGAAAAGAGCGGGCCTTATGGGTTTCAAATTATAAAAAACTTTCTGCATTACTATGGAGACGAGGACAGCTCATGTTAAAAGTAAGAGTAATTCCCACGATGTTGCTGAAAGATGTTGGTTTAGTCAAAGGCGAAAGCTTTAATAGTTGGAGACGCGTTGGAACGGCTATGCCGGCTGTAAAGGTCTACAATACGCGACAAGTTGATGAATTGATGCTTATGGATATCACGGCTACAGAAGATCAGAGAGAGCCAGACTATGAGCTGGTGGAAGAATTGGCGCAAGAAACATTTGTTCCTTTTACCGTGGGCGGTGGTATTACTAACATTGAACAAATACGCCGGCTATTAAAAGCCGGCGCCGATAAAGTCAGCATTAACAGTGCTGCCTACGAAAATCCGCAGCTCATTCGTGAAGCGGCGGAGCGCTTTGGACGGCAATGCATTGTCGTGAGCATTGATGCGCGTAAAGAAGATGATGGCCGTTATCGTTGTTATCGTCGTTCTGGTAAG
Encoded here:
- the hisH gene encoding imidazole glycerol phosphate synthase subunit HisH encodes the protein MATAIIDYGLGNLGSIHRAIEECGGDVFLAESSAQLQEAERIILPGVGAFGDGMKLLRQGGWVDPLREMVLDQKIPVLGICLGMQLLASVGEEGGTHQGLGFIQGKVVLMQVGEKERLPHVGWNNIHKKRECVLLKNIPDGADFYFVHSYHFQPQDASVVVATGDYASGFVAAVEERNVFGTQFHPEKSGPYGFQIIKNFLHYYGDEDSSC
- a CDS encoding N-acetyl sugar amidotransferase; translation: MQYCKRCVMPDTKPDLVLDDEGICNACRSYEKRVEVDWDARKIELEKVVEKYRSKDGSSWDCIVPVSGGKDSTYQVVRMLQLGMNPLCVTATTCHLSEVGRKNIENIKQLGVDYVEFSPNPLVRRKLNRIGLKQVGDISWPEHCGIFTIPVRAAVQYNVPLIVWGENSQNEYGGPATAAENNVLTRRWLEEFGGLLGLRVTDLIGMEGIEARHLIPYSYPSDEELQRVGVTGIFLGYYLPWDGYANALIAQAHGFTTLTNTVEGSLVSYENLDNYQTGIHDYFKYLKFGFGRATDLACLHVRRGRITRQDAVEMVRMHDGKFPWTYLGKPIEEILAPLNMSVDEFIKVCDRFTNKKIFVTDAKGALVKDRQGNLQKKQYPEA
- the hisF gene encoding imidazole glycerol phosphate synthase subunit HisF — protein: MLKVRVIPTMLLKDVGLVKGESFNSWRRVGTAMPAVKVYNTRQVDELMLMDITATEDQREPDYELVEELAQETFVPFTVGGGITNIEQIRRLLKAGADKVSINSAAYENPQLIREAAERFGRQCIVVSIDARKEDDGRYRCYRRSGKQQTTYTPGEWAAQMEEMGAGEILITSIERDGTLQGYDLELIREVTTTVHKIPVIASGGAGEYEDFRLALVEGCATAVAAASMFHFTQQTPMEAKNYLAKCGIPVRNSIVQWG